One part of the Arabidopsis thaliana chromosome 1 sequence genome encodes these proteins:
- a CDS encoding P-loop containing nucleoside triphosphate hydrolases superfamily protein, producing the protein MMNSLTDQSGSSHGGSTPRSPFSPSSPRERHNKGLADSRFQRPLPNSSALDPSSPGSMLHGGHKSHEAFQMKQGRFDLQAAKISELMKSNNLDNAPTQSLLSIVNGILDETIERKNGELPQRVACLLRKVVQEIERRISTQSEHLRTQNSVFKAREEKYQSRIKVLETLASGTSEENEIATRQLRRIKTEKSKLEEKKKDKEEDMVGIEKENGHYNLEISTLRRELETTKKAYEQQCLQMESKTKGATAGIEDRVKELEQMRKDASVARKALEERVRELEKMGKEADAVKMNLEEKVKELQKYKDETITVTTSIEGKNRELEQFKQETMTVTTSLEAQNRELEQAIKETMTVNTSLEAKNRELEQSKKETMTVNTSLKAKNRELEQNLVHWKSKAKEMEEKSELKNRSWSQKELSYRSFISFQCQALQELRFYSKSIKQEILKVQDKYTVEFSQLGRKLLELGDAAANYHEVLTENQKLFNELQELKGNIRVYCRVRPFLRGQGASKTVVEHIGDHGELVVLNPTKPGKDAHRKFRFNKVYSPASTQAEVFSDIKPLIRSVLDGYNVCIFAYGQTGSGKTYTMTGPDGASEEEWGVNYRALNDLFRISQSRKSNIAYEVGVQMVEIYNEQVRDLLSGDSSQKKLGILSTTQQNGLAVPDASMYPVTSTSDVLELMSIGLQNRVVSSTALNERSSRSHSIVTVHVRGKDLKTGSALYGNLHLVDLAGSERVDRSEVTGDRLKEAQHINKSLSALGDVIFSLASKSSHVPYRNSKLTQLLQSSLGGRAKTLMFVQLNPDITSYSESMSTLKFAERVSGVELGAAKSSKDGRDVRELMEQLGSLKDTIARKDDEIERLHLLKDINYPQRLQKKSLGQSDDFNSEAGDSQLSIEDDSRFQHDYTRQSRHSVTDGEALASSTDAEYDDETEGSTDAPCAAEGRKPLKISDKPKPVTPRSNTTTSRPLDKLKQVTMRTTNIAKATSALLSPSSQGMKKTGSASNFLKSPKDSKRWS; encoded by the exons ATGATGAATTCTCTCACTGATCAATCAGGCAGCTCTCATGGAGGTTCAACTCCCCGTAGTCCCTTCTCTCCATCATCTCCACGTGAAAGGCATAATAAAGGTCTGGCGGATTCCAGATTTCAACGTCCCCTGCCCAATTCTTCAGCTCTAG ATCCATCATCCCCTGGATCAATGCTCCATGGAGGACACAAGTCCCACGAGGCTTTCCAAATGAAACAGGGGCGATTTGATCTCCAAGCCGCAAAGATTTCAGAACTGATGAAATCAAACAATTTAGAT AATGCTCCCACACAGTCACTTCTAAGTATCGTTAATGGAATTCTTGATGAAACTATTGAGAGAAAGAATGGTGAACTCCCTCAG CGTGTAGCATGTCTGCTGAGAAAAGTCGTGCAGGAAATCGAGCGACGAATTTCAACTCAATCTGAACATCTAAGAACG CAAAACAGTGTGTTTAAAGCTCGTGAGGAGAAGTACCAGTCAAGGATCAAAGTTCTTGAAACCTTAGCTTCAGGAACTAGTGAAGAAAATGAG ATTGCTACAAGACAACTTCGACGGATAAAG ACAGAAAAGTCCAAGctggaagaaaagaagaaagacaaagagGAGGATATGGTTGggatagagaaagaaaatggtcATTATAATCTTGAAATTTCTACTCTAAGGCGAGAACTGGAGACAACCAAGAAAGCATATGAACAACAATGCTTACAAAtggaaagcaaaacaaaaggcgCTACAGCTGGTATCGAGGACAGGGTTAAGGAGCTTGAACAAATGAGAAAGGATGCAAGCGTTGCAAGAAAAGCCCTTGAGGAAAGGGTTAGGGAGCTTGAAAAGATGGGAAAAGAAGCAGATGCTGTTAAAATGAATCTTGAGGAAAAGGTGAAGGAgcttcaaaaatataaagatgagaCGATAACTGTCACTACAAGCATTGAAGGTAAAAATCGAGAGCTTGAACAATTTAAACAGGAGACAATGACCGTCACTACAAGCCTTGAAGCTCAAAACCGAGAGCTTGAACAAGCTATAAAAGAGACAATGACTGTTAATACAAGCCTTGAAGCTAAAAACCGAGAGCTTGAACAATCTAAAAAAGAGACAATGACTGTTAATACAAGCCTTAAAGCGAAAAACCGAGAGCTTGAACAAAATCTCGTCCACTGGAAGAGTAAAGccaaagaaatggaagaaaaatcAGAGTTAAAGAATCGAAGTTGGAGTCAGAAAGAACTTTCCTATAGAAGCTTTATCAGTTTCCAGTGCCAGGCGCTACAA GAGTTGAGGTTCTATTCTAAGTCTATCAAACAAGAAATACTAAAAGTTCAAGATAAGTATACAGTAGAGTTTAGTCAATTAG GGAGGAAATTGCTTGAACTTGGAGATGCTGCCGCAAACTATCACGAAGTCCTAACTGAAAACCAAAAGCTCTTCAATGAACTTCAGGAGCTTAAAG GAAACATTAGAGTGTATTGTCGAGTGAGGCCTTTCTTGCGTGGGCAAGGTGCATCAAAAACTGTGGTAGAACACATTGGTGATCATGGGGAGTTGGTAGTTCTCAATCCAACAAAACCTGGCAAGGATGCTCATCGAAAATTTAGGTTCAATAAGGTCTACAGTCCTGCCTCTACTCAAG CTGAGGTATTTTCAGATATAAAACCTCTTATTCGATCAGTTCTTGACGGGTACAATGTATGTATCTTTGCATATGGTCAGACAGGATCAGGGAAAACTTACACAATG ACTGGTCCAGATGGAGCAAGCGAAGAAGAGTGGGGAGTAAACTATCGTGCTCTCAATGACCTCTTCAGAATCTCTCAATCCCGTAAAAGCAACATAGCGTATGAAGTTGGGGTGCAGATGGTGGAGATATACAATGAACAAGTGCGCGATTTACTCTCTGGTGACAGTTCTCAAAAGAA ACTAGGGATTCTCTCTACAACTCAACAGAACGGTCTTGCTGTACCTGATGCAAGCATGTATCCTGTGACATCCACCTCGGATGTTCTTGAATTAATGAGCATTGGGCTACAAAACCGAGTTGTTAGCTCCACTGCCTTGAACGAAAGAAGTAGCCGCTCTCACAG CATTGTCACTGTTCATGTTCGTGGCAAGGACTTGAAGACTGGTTCTGCGCTGTATGGAAATCTACATTTGGTAGATCTAGCAGGTAGTGAGAGAGTTGATCGCTCGGAAGTTACAGGAGACAGACTTAAAGAAGCACAACATATAAACAAGTCACTCTCAGCTCTAGGAGATGTGATATTCTCTCTTGCTTCAAAAAGTTCTCATGTACCATACAGGAACAGCAAACTAACTCAGCTTCTCCAAAGCTCTCTAG GTGGTCGAGCAAAGACACTAATGTTTGTTCAACTGAATCCTGATATTACTTCATATTCAGAGTCAATGAGTACTTTGAAATTCGCAGAGCGTGTCTCTGGAGTTGAGTTAGGAGCTGCTAAGAGCAGCAAAGATGGTAGAGACGTTAGAGAATTAATGGAGCAg TTAGGGTCCCTTAAGGACACAATAGCGAGAAAAGACGATGAGATAGAGCGGCTTCATTTGCTTAAGGACATAAATTACCCACAGAGACTGCAGAAAAAGAGCTTAGGACAATCCGATGACTTTAACTCAGAAGCGGGAGATTCGCAGTTGTCTATAGAAGATGACTCAAGATTCCAACACGATTATACCAGACAGTCACGACACTCTGTCACGGACGGGGAGGCCTTAGCTTCTTCCACTGATGCGGAGTATGATGATGAAACAGAAGGATCCACTGATGCTCCTTGTGCAGCAGAAGGGAGAAAACCTTTAAAGATTTCAGACAA ACCTAAACCGGTGACTCCAAGGAGTAATACGACAACATCACGACCACTTGATAAACTCAAGCAAGTCACTATGAGGACGACAAACATTGCAAAGGCTACGTCAGCCTTGTTGTCACCGa GTTCTCAAGGCATGAAGAAGACGGGAAGTGCTTCTAATTTTCTAAAGTCACCGAAAGATTCGAAACGTTGGTCttaa
- a CDS encoding P-loop containing nucleoside triphosphate hydrolases superfamily protein — MMNSLTDQSGSSHGGSTPRSPFSPSSPRERHNKGLADSRFQRPLPNSSALDPSSPGSMLHGGHKSHEAFQMKQGRFDLQAAKISELMKSNNLDNAPTQSLLSIVNGILDETIERKNGELPQRVACLLRKVVQEIERRISTQSEHLRTQNSVFKAREEKYQSRIKVLETLASGTSEENETEKSKLEEKKKDKEEDMVGIEKENGHYNLEISTLRRELETTKKAYEQQCLQMESKTKGATAGIEDRVKELEQMRKDASVARKALEERVRELEKMGKEADAVKMNLEEKVKELQKYKDETITVTTSIEGKNRELEQFKQETMTVTTSLEAQNRELEQAIKETMTVNTSLEAKNRELEQSKKETMTVNTSLKAKNRELEQNLVHWKSKAKEMEEKSELKNRSWSQKELSYRSFISFQCQALQELRFYSKSIKQEILKVQDKYTVEFSQLGKKLLELGDAAANYHEVLTENQKLFNELQELKGNIRVYCRVRPFLRGQGASKTVVEHIGDHGELVVLNPTKPGKDAHRKFRFNKVYSPASTQAEVFSDIKPLIRSVLDGYNVCIFAYGQTGSGKTYTMTGPDGASEEEWGVNYRALNDLFRISQSRKSNIAYEVGVQMVEIYNEQVRDLLSGILSTTQQNGLAVPDASMYPVTSTSDVLELMSIGLQNRVVSSTALNERSSRSHSIVTVHVRGKDLKTGSALYGNLHLVDLAGSERVDRSEVTGDRLKEAQHINKSLSALGDVIFSLASKSSHVPYRNSKLTQLLQSSLGGRAKTLMFVQLNPDITSYSESMSTLKFAERVSGVELGAAKSSKDGRDVRELMEQDTIARKDDEIERLHLLKDINYPQRLQKKSLGQSDDFNSEAGDSQLSIEDDSRFQHDYTRQSRHSVTDGEALASSTDAEYDDETEGSTDAPCAAEGRKPLKISDKPKPVTPRSNTTTSRPLDKLKQVTMRTTNIAKATSALLSPSSQGMKKTGSASNFLKSPKDSKRWS; from the exons ATGATGAATTCTCTCACTGATCAATCAGGCAGCTCTCATGGAGGTTCAACTCCCCGTAGTCCCTTCTCTCCATCATCTCCACGTGAAAGGCATAATAAAGGTCTGGCGGATTCCAGATTTCAACGTCCCCTGCCCAATTCTTCAGCTCTAG ATCCATCATCCCCTGGATCAATGCTCCATGGAGGACACAAGTCCCACGAGGCTTTCCAAATGAAACAGGGGCGATTTGATCTCCAAGCCGCAAAGATTTCAGAACTGATGAAATCAAACAATTTAGAT AATGCTCCCACACAGTCACTTCTAAGTATCGTTAATGGAATTCTTGATGAAACTATTGAGAGAAAGAATGGTGAACTCCCTCAG CGTGTAGCATGTCTGCTGAGAAAAGTCGTGCAGGAAATCGAGCGACGAATTTCAACTCAATCTGAACATCTAAGAACG CAAAACAGTGTGTTTAAAGCTCGTGAGGAGAAGTACCAGTCAAGGATCAAAGTTCTTGAAACCTTAGCTTCAGGAACTAGTGAAGAAAATGAG ACAGAAAAGTCCAAGctggaagaaaagaagaaagacaaagagGAGGATATGGTTGggatagagaaagaaaatggtcATTATAATCTTGAAATTTCTACTCTAAGGCGAGAACTGGAGACAACCAAGAAAGCATATGAACAACAATGCTTACAAAtggaaagcaaaacaaaaggcgCTACAGCTGGTATCGAGGACAGGGTTAAGGAGCTTGAACAAATGAGAAAGGATGCAAGCGTTGCAAGAAAAGCCCTTGAGGAAAGGGTTAGGGAGCTTGAAAAGATGGGAAAAGAAGCAGATGCTGTTAAAATGAATCTTGAGGAAAAGGTGAAGGAgcttcaaaaatataaagatgagaCGATAACTGTCACTACAAGCATTGAAGGTAAAAATCGAGAGCTTGAACAATTTAAACAGGAGACAATGACCGTCACTACAAGCCTTGAAGCTCAAAACCGAGAGCTTGAACAAGCTATAAAAGAGACAATGACTGTTAATACAAGCCTTGAAGCTAAAAACCGAGAGCTTGAACAATCTAAAAAAGAGACAATGACTGTTAATACAAGCCTTAAAGCGAAAAACCGAGAGCTTGAACAAAATCTCGTCCACTGGAAGAGTAAAGccaaagaaatggaagaaaaatcAGAGTTAAAGAATCGAAGTTGGAGTCAGAAAGAACTTTCCTATAGAAGCTTTATCAGTTTCCAGTGCCAGGCGCTACAA GAGTTGAGGTTCTATTCTAAGTCTATCAAACAAGAAATACTAAAAGTTCAAGATAAGTATACAGTAGAGTTTAGTCAATTAGGTAA GAAATTGCTTGAACTTGGAGATGCTGCCGCAAACTATCACGAAGTCCTAACTGAAAACCAAAAGCTCTTCAATGAACTTCAGGAGCTTAAAG GAAACATTAGAGTGTATTGTCGAGTGAGGCCTTTCTTGCGTGGGCAAGGTGCATCAAAAACTGTGGTAGAACACATTGGTGATCATGGGGAGTTGGTAGTTCTCAATCCAACAAAACCTGGCAAGGATGCTCATCGAAAATTTAGGTTCAATAAGGTCTACAGTCCTGCCTCTACTCAAG CTGAGGTATTTTCAGATATAAAACCTCTTATTCGATCAGTTCTTGACGGGTACAATGTATGTATCTTTGCATATGGTCAGACAGGATCAGGGAAAACTTACACAATG ACTGGTCCAGATGGAGCAAGCGAAGAAGAGTGGGGAGTAAACTATCGTGCTCTCAATGACCTCTTCAGAATCTCTCAATCCCGTAAAAGCAACATAGCGTATGAAGTTGGGGTGCAGATGGTGGAGATATACAATGAACAAGTGCGCGATTTACTCTCTG GGATTCTCTCTACAACTCAACAGAACGGTCTTGCTGTACCTGATGCAAGCATGTATCCTGTGACATCCACCTCGGATGTTCTTGAATTAATGAGCATTGGGCTACAAAACCGAGTTGTTAGCTCCACTGCCTTGAACGAAAGAAGTAGCCGCTCTCACAG CATTGTCACTGTTCATGTTCGTGGCAAGGACTTGAAGACTGGTTCTGCGCTGTATGGAAATCTACATTTGGTAGATCTAGCAGGTAGTGAGAGAGTTGATCGCTCGGAAGTTACAGGAGACAGACTTAAAGAAGCACAACATATAAACAAGTCACTCTCAGCTCTAGGAGATGTGATATTCTCTCTTGCTTCAAAAAGTTCTCATGTACCATACAGGAACAGCAAACTAACTCAGCTTCTCCAAAGCTCTCTAG GTGGTCGAGCAAAGACACTAATGTTTGTTCAACTGAATCCTGATATTACTTCATATTCAGAGTCAATGAGTACTTTGAAATTCGCAGAGCGTGTCTCTGGAGTTGAGTTAGGAGCTGCTAAGAGCAGCAAAGATGGTAGAGACGTTAGAGAATTAATGGAGCAg GACACAATAGCGAGAAAAGACGATGAGATAGAGCGGCTTCATTTGCTTAAGGACATAAATTACCCACAGAGACTGCAGAAAAAGAGCTTAGGACAATCCGATGACTTTAACTCAGAAGCGGGAGATTCGCAGTTGTCTATAGAAGATGACTCAAGATTCCAACACGATTATACCAGACAGTCACGACACTCTGTCACGGACGGGGAGGCCTTAGCTTCTTCCACTGATGCGGAGTATGATGATGAAACAGAAGGATCCACTGATGCTCCTTGTGCAGCAGAAGGGAGAAAACCTTTAAAGATTTCAGACAA ACCTAAACCGGTGACTCCAAGGAGTAATACGACAACATCACGACCACTTGATAAACTCAAGCAAGTCACTATGAGGACGACAAACATTGCAAAGGCTACGTCAGCCTTGTTGTCACCGa GTTCTCAAGGCATGAAGAAGACGGGAAGTGCTTCTAATTTTCTAAAGTCACCGAAAGATTCGAAACGTTGGTCttaa